The following proteins are encoded in a genomic region of Micropterus dolomieu isolate WLL.071019.BEF.003 ecotype Adirondacks linkage group LG04, ASM2129224v1, whole genome shotgun sequence:
- the LOC123970446 gene encoding uromodulin-like has translation MTAADQVRRQSGGPLDKNTLTLNSTAQLIHGVELSKDQTGVTAKVVLSNKVLLVFFDGNTAQIHLKAPGGKDPSLQGLCANSSVPLSSVRLPAAYSASGCEVHYSDSADSLINCTMTTERCNLLNEAPFTACHNYTNPEPYITACTETMCNYPPADGLHCQFLEAYARACSLYSSNTLEDLMSEAGCSPPQAFCQGKMCSAHEFCAENTGGEPSCFCRAIFASPYTSAGTFGDPTICMQNSASVTLVGCLLEEKGFNYSALHLNDQTCTGQVDEQTHMVTFSFNSSNTCGAVVTINNSQIFYMNTIKSQNSSSDVITHQDQVYINFSCFYTQPDVKTVAFRIMDHSVIQQITSGPWNYTVTMKAYTDAGLTQAVELSTEVQLNQKIWVELKTDGLDGGLVTVVTDSCWATNQASPSGRPRYDLIIKGCANPTDRTVQVKGNGLGPSNSFSFNMFRFSSNSGDVYLHCKLNLCVKQNNSCAPICNGGARRRRSARVQYEADSSAFITMAWTH, from the exons atgacggccgccgatcaggtcCGGCGGCAGAgcggcggccca CTGGACAAGAATACGTTGACCCTTAACAGCACAGCTCAGCTGATTCACGGTGTGGAGCTCTCTAAGGATCAAACTGGAGTCACTGCAAAGGTGGTGCTCTCTAACAAGGTGCTGCTTGTCTTCTTTGATGGCAACACGGCACAAATCCACTTAAAAG CACCTGGTGGAAAAGATCCGTCTCTGCAGGGTTTGTGTGCCAACTCCAGTGTTCCTTTGAGCTCAGTGAGGCTCCCTGCTGCTTACAGTGCCAGTGG CTGTGAGGTGCATTACAGTGACTCTGCTGACAGTTTGATCAACTGCACCATGACGACTGAACG CTGTAATCTCCTGAATGAGGCTCCCTTCACCGCCTGTCACAACTACACCAACCCAGAGCCCTACATAACCGCCTGCACCGAAACTATGTGCAATTATCCTCCGGCAGACGGTCTACACTGCCAGTTCCTGGAGGCCTACGCCAGAGCCTGCAGCCTGTACAGCTCCAACACACTGGAGGACTTGATGTCAGAGGCCGGCTGCT CACCTCCTCAGGCTTTCTGTCAGGGCAAGATGTGCAGTGCTCACGAGTTCTGTGCCGAGAACACGGGAGGTGAACCCAGCTGCTTCTGTCGGGCCATTTTTGCCTCTCCGTACACATCAGCAGGCACTTTCG GTGATCCAACGATCTGCATGCAGAACTCTGCTTCAGTTACTCTGGTCGGTTGTCTTCTGGAGGAAAAAGGCTTCAACTATTCGGCCTTGCACCTCAATGACCAGACCTGCACGGGTCAGGTAGACGAGCAGACCCACATGGTGACCTTCAGcttcaacagcagcaacacctgTGGGGCGGTGGTCACG ATTAACAACAGCCAAATATTCTACATGAACACCATCAAGAGCCAGAACAGCTCCTCTGACGTCATCACTCACCAGGACCAGGTCTACATCAACTTCTCCTGCTTCTATACTCAGCCAGACGTCAAGACTGTGGCCTTCAGAATCATGGACCA ctctgtgatcCAGCAGATCACATCTGGACCTTGGAATTACACTGTGACCATGAAGGCCTACACCGACGCCGGCCTCACACAAGCTGTGGAGTTGAGCACCGAAGTCCAGCTGAACCAGAAGATCTGGGTGGAGCTAAAGACTGACGGGCTGGATGGTGGCTTGGTTACCGTAGTGACCGACTCCTGCTGGGCAACCAATCAGGCCTCGCCCAGCGGGAGACCAAGATACGACCTGATCATTAAGgg CTGTGCGAACCCCACTGACCGGACGGTGCAGGTCAAGGGAAACGGACTGGGACCGTCCAACTCCTTCTCCTTCAACATGTTCCGGTTCTCTAGTAACTCTGGTGACGTCTACCTGCACTGCAAACTCAACCTGTGTGTCAAACAGAACAACAGCTGCGCTCCG ATTTGTAACGGAGGTGCTCGGAGACGCAGATCTGCCAGGGTGCAATATGAAGCCGACTCCTCAGCCTTCATCACCATGGCCTGGACACATTAG
- the LOC123970346 gene encoding uncharacterized protein LOC123970346 produces MKAPSGSLLLDFAMLLASGLTVSAISLNVSPNRQQFFTRESVSLTCEGEESSDGWTLKRISVVKTEKCGAARGFGRRNGSSCIVSDLSPLSDRGVYWCEHRSGQRSIKVTITVSDRPFIMEIPALPVMAGSDVTLRCRSRNGSTIPVNFFKFGRHSTPIGAAPEGEFPIRNVQQSDEGFYWCSTGQTESPSSRLNVRAPPPTDSTSLISASALVRLLCHLVVISLHHISVGLMV; encoded by the exons ATGAAGGCTCCATCTGGCTCTCTACTCCTTG ACTTTGCCATGCTGCTTGCGTCTGGATTGACTGTTTCTGCAA TCTCTCTGAATGTCAGTCCAAACCGTCAGCAGTTCTTTACGAgagagtcagtcagtctgacttgtgagggagaggagagctctgATGGATGGACGCTGAAGAGGATATCAGTAGTAAAGACAGAGAAGTGTGGAGCTGCTCGGGGTTTTGGGAGACGCAATGGTTCCTCCTGCATTGTCTCAGATCTGTCTCCATTATCAGACCGAGGTGTTTACTGGTGTGAACACCGCAGTGGACAGAGGAGCATCAAAGTCACCATCACTGTATCAG ATCGTCCTTTTATCATGGAGATCCCTGCACTCCCTGTGATGGCAGGAAGTGACGTTACTCTGCGCTGCAGGAGCAGGAACGGTTCCACCATTCCGGTTAACTTCTTCAAGTTTGGCAGACATAGTACCCCGATTGGAGCTGCACCTGAAGGAGAGTTTCCCATCAGAAATGTCCAACAGTCTGACGAAGGTTTCTACTGGTGTTCTACTGGTCAGACTGAATCACCATCGAGCAGGCTGAATGTCAGAG CTCCTCCTCCTACGGACTCCACATCACTCATCTCTGCATCTGCTCTGGTCAGACTGCtctgccatctagtggtcatCAGTCTACACCACATCTCAGTTGGCCTGATGGTGTGA